The genomic DNA CGGCGCGGTGAGCTGGGGGCAGGTGCTGGTGTTCGTGCTGGTGGGGCTGATCGCCTTCGCGGCGCCCGTCTACATGCCCGCGTCGCGCGAGGTGCTCACCGGCTACGTGCTGGCGATCCTGTTCATGGTCACCCCCATCCAGGTGGTGATGAACTCGGTTCCCCAGCTCAGCCGGGCCATGGCGTCCATGCGCAAGGTGGAGAGCCTGGGGCTGGCCCTGGACAGCGCCACCCCCGCGGTGCCGCAGCGCGCCGGCACGGCCCAGGCGGGGTGGCGCTCGCTCGAGCTGGCGGGGATCACCCACAGCTACAGGTCCGAGCGCGACCAGAGCAGCTTCACCCTCGGGCCGGTGAACCTCCGCTTCGAGCCCGGCCAGATCGTCTTCCTGACGGGCGGCAACGGGAGCGGCAAGACCACGCTGGCGAAGCTGCTGACGGGGCTCTACACGCCCGAGTCGGGGGAGGTGCTGCTCGACGGAGAGCCGGTGGGGCCGGCGGAGCTGCCGCGCCTCTACGCCCTCTTCTCCACGGTCTTCTCCGACTTCTTCCTCTTCGACAGCCTGCTGGGGCTGGAGGAGCAGGAGCTCGACGGCCAGGCGGCCCGCTACCTGGAGGAGCTCCACCTGGAGCACAAGGTGAAGGTGGAGGGGGGACGGCTCTCCACCACGGACCTCTCCCAGGGACAGCGCAAGCGGCTGGCGCTGCTCACCGCGTACCTGGAGGACCGCCCCATCTACCTGTTCGACGAGTGGGCGGCCGACCAGGACCCGCAGTTCAAGCAGATCTTCTACAACGAGCTGCTCCCCCAGCTGCGGGCGCGGGGGAAGACCGTCTTCGCCATCACCCATGACGACCAGTACTACGGAGTGGCCGACCGGTTCATCAAGCTGGACTACGGCCAGGTGGTCTTCGATTCCGGCACGGACGTCCTGCCGCCGGAGTCGGAGGGAGCCGCCCCCGATCCGGCGGAGCAGTGATTGGGCCAGGCGTGACTTCACCTCCCCCAACAGGAGCGAGACCCATGTACATCACGGACGAGCAGGTGCGCAGCTTCCGGGAGGACGGGTTCCTCCTTCTCCCGGCGTGTTCAGCACGGAAGAGGTCGTGGCCATGAAGGCCGAGCTGCCGGGGCGAACCAGTACGAACGTCAACTTCACGCCCAACCTCTCGCTGGAGCTCTTCGCGCAGCCGCTGCTGGCGAGCGGCGCCTACGAGCGGTTCCAGGAGTTCGCCCGCGACCGCGCGGCGCTCTTCCGCGCGCCCTCCGACAACGCCTTCGCCCTCAAGATCAGCTACTGGGTGGGACTGTAGGCCGGCGCCCGCAGGACGCACGGCACGGAACGCAAGCCGCCCCGGGTCCGGACCCGGGGCGGCTTGCGTGCGATCACGACCGGCGCTACGACTGCTGCTGGATCCGCGCGAGCACCGTCCGCGCGTGGCTCACGTCGTAGTCGAGGGTGGTTCCTCGCCGGGAGGAAACGCTGACCTTGGTCATGTGGCTGCCCGCCGGCTGCTCGAGCTTCACGTGGACCACGCGATCGCCGCTCCGGGCCTCGTACTCGCGCTCGGAGCCGCTGGTCTCGGTGGAGCTCTTGGTGATCTGCAAGCCCATCGAAGCGAAGACCGCCCGGGTCCGGCGATCCAGCTCGGCGAGGGTGCCGTGCGCCTCGCCCTCTGCGTTCTGGTCGGACAGGGCGACCGCTGCAGCCGCCCCTCCGGCGGCTGTCGCCACCGTCGCGGTTCGACTGCTGCAGCCCACCGCGAACAACGGGAGGAGCATCAGGAGCGCGGCGGCTCTACCCGAGCGAAGCGTGGTGTACATGGTTTCCTCCGTGCGTTTCTCGTTGTGCCGGAAGGGCAGACCGAACTCGTCACGTTCTGCGCCTCCGGGTCCGTCGCGGTGTCGACGCGGCGCAGGAAGCATGCCCCCGGACGGTGCTGGAGGAGCCGCTTCTCGCCCACCCGAC from Longimicrobiaceae bacterium includes the following:
- a CDS encoding cyclic peptide export ABC transporter, with product MQLFGSLGSLLGFVTRHARGVRHVRLLAALVIVAGIVNGLANTVLIGVVNHVINAGGSPSATYVWLFVGICVVLPFARFGGDYLLVYLMERAALHLRMVMSRRILAAPLRKLEEVGSAGLLATLSTDIPTVTGMVAVLPLLCMNLTVVVGLLVYMGILSWKLLIGVVFFLVLAVFMYQYPLLRAQRHVGAMREKTDELFQHFRAVTEAVKELKLHHERRRTFLDERLERTAGEMAANSLAAQRLFAGAVSWGQVLVFVLVGLIAFAAPVYMPASREVLTGYVLAILFMVTPIQVVMNSVPQLSRAMASMRKVESLGLALDSATPAVPQRAGTAQAGWRSLELAGITHSYRSERDQSSFTLGPVNLRFEPGQIVFLTGGNGSGKTTLAKLLTGLYTPESGEVLLDGEPVGPAELPRLYALFSTVFSDFFLFDSLLGLEEQELDGQAARYLEELHLEHKVKVEGGRLSTTDLSQGQRKRLALLTAYLEDRPIYLFDEWAADQDPQFKQIFYNELLPQLRARGKTVFAITHDDQYYGVADRFIKLDYGQVVFDSGTDVLPPESEGAAPDPAEQ